A single genomic interval of Quadrisphaera sp. RL12-1S harbors:
- a CDS encoding metallophosphoesterase family protein → MVVRAAVLSDVHANPFALRAVLQDVRRAGADVIVNLGDLVAGPWPVETVEELFAAGFPVVSVRGNGDRMVADAYDQRPGWTDDVPPPARTMVTWAASQIRRQERDLIGSAPLRTRLTVAGLGEVELFHATARSDEEIVLETTDDDVAAEALQALLPRPFASSGQGGVEDFYPLLAVSGHTHLPTERVAGAVRWVNAGSVGKPFDHPSASWMLLGPGVEWRRTDYDVEAAAAAARALAPAPGAVLEDAALEAVAEEFIASLRPGGRREVLDVFAPLAAATYGHWATRSRLDVLDGG, encoded by the coding sequence ATGGTGGTGCGTGCAGCCGTCTTGTCCGATGTTCACGCCAACCCCTTCGCGCTGCGCGCAGTCCTGCAGGACGTGCGACGGGCTGGAGCCGACGTGATCGTCAACCTCGGGGACCTGGTGGCCGGTCCCTGGCCGGTGGAGACCGTCGAGGAGCTGTTCGCAGCGGGATTTCCGGTGGTTTCGGTCCGTGGCAACGGGGACCGCATGGTCGCTGACGCCTACGACCAGCGCCCCGGCTGGACCGATGACGTCCCGCCTCCCGCGCGGACGATGGTCACGTGGGCCGCCTCGCAGATCCGGCGGCAGGAGCGAGACCTGATCGGGTCGGCTCCTCTGCGGACCAGGCTGACCGTCGCCGGGCTCGGTGAGGTGGAGCTCTTCCACGCCACTGCCCGCAGCGATGAGGAGATCGTCCTGGAGACCACCGACGACGACGTCGCAGCGGAGGCGTTGCAAGCGCTGCTGCCGCGGCCATTCGCGTCCAGTGGGCAGGGTGGCGTCGAGGACTTCTACCCGTTGCTCGCGGTCAGCGGGCACACCCACCTGCCCACCGAACGGGTCGCGGGCGCGGTGCGCTGGGTCAACGCCGGCAGCGTGGGCAAGCCGTTCGACCACCCCAGTGCCTCGTGGATGCTGCTGGGGCCCGGCGTCGAGTGGCGGCGCACCGACTACGACGTCGAGGCCGCTGCCGCAGCGGCACGCGCGTTGGCTCCTGCCCCTGGAGCAGTTCTTGAAGACGCGGCCCTCGAGGCGGTGGCTGAGGAGTTCATCGCCTCCCTGCGCCCAGGGGGGCGCCGGGAGGTGCTGGACGTCTTCGCGCCTCTGGCAGCTGCCACCTACGGGCACTGGGCCACTCGGTCTCGGCTGGACGTCCTCGACGGGGGATGA